Proteins from a single region of Hordeum vulgare subsp. vulgare chromosome 6H, MorexV3_pseudomolecules_assembly, whole genome shotgun sequence:
- the LOC123403562 gene encoding uncharacterized protein LOC123403562 produces the protein MGIAGLPSDILVEVTARIAGESTTPLDDIVSLRRSCKVFRDATAAREVGRCMAVDREWRLHWWDKERFLSVLGECAATGNPEASYILGLEEICNRRGKESGLRHLHHAMKHGHAVAAYTIGMIMLRDAYNLEGIEEAMGYLEGCSAARTNSKIKIASVRREAASVVRRLTMRRWRTAEPAAPCADPRCGEMETTEAWDEDDEQRRFCSRLCRWKHEYRKFVQRI, from the exons ATGGGCATCGCCGGCCTCCCTTCCGACATCCTGGTGGAGGTGACTGCCAGAATCGCCGGGGAGTCGACGACGCCCCTCGACGACATCGTCAGCCTCAGGCGATC ATGCAAGGTGTTCCGTGACGCAACGGCGGCCAGGGAGGTGGGCCGGTGCATGGCGGTGGACAGGGAGTGGCGTCTGCACTGGTGGGACAAGGAGAGGTTCCTCTCGGTGCTCGGGGAGTGCGCGGCCACCGGCAACCCCGAAGCGTCCTACATCCTCGGCCTG GAGGAAATCTGCAACCGGAGGGGAAAGGAGAGCGGTCTCCGGCACCTCCACCACGCCATGAAGCACGGCCATGCCGTTGCGGCCTACACCATCGGCATGATAATGCTGCGCGACGCGTACAATCTAGAAGGTATCGAGGAGGCGATGGGATACTTGGAGGGATGCTCTGCAGCAAGAACAAACAGCAAGATCAAGATTGCCTCCGTACGTAGAGAGGCCGCTTCGGTGGTGAGAAGGCTGACGATGCGTCGCTGGAGGACGGCCGAGCCTGCCGCTCCCTGCGCTGACCCGCGGTGCGGGGAGATGGAGACGACAGAGGCCTGGGACGAGGACGACGAACAGAGGAGGTTCTGCAGCCGTCTGTGTAGATGGAAACATGAATACCGCAAATTTGTGCAGAGGATTTAA